A window from Sphingobacterium hotanense encodes these proteins:
- a CDS encoding AtpZ/AtpI family protein, which yields MKEEKSNKKVNKWLVFTSMPFQMGVTIYAFYWVGTWLDGKYQVEGEWWMKGLTMLGVLVSMYQFIRQVNYINKNE from the coding sequence TTGAAAGAAGAAAAATCAAACAAGAAAGTAAATAAGTGGTTGGTTTTCACGAGTATGCCTTTTCAAATGGGCGTGACTATTTATGCTTTCTATTGGGTTGGGACTTGGCTAGATGGTAAATATCAAGTTGAGGGAGAGTGGTGGATGAAGGGATTGACGATGCTGGGTGTGTTGGTTTCGATGTACCAATTTATTAGACAGGTAAACTATATCAATAAAAATGAATAA
- the atpB gene encoding F0F1 ATP synthase subunit A, translating to MVSLRRVLLFIAVLFIAVSPFRSFAAEEAHGTEGKTKDQEIKEHIDHHLQDDYYWTFFVDKEANKHYGFALPVILIDNGLHVFSAAEFEHGDKVVEKAGNYYKLYHGKIYKTDAAGTITYDDKHHATNEKPLDFSITKNVLGLMLTAVLLFIGFIGLAKTYKNGANAIPKGFARVLEPLVLYVRDEMAIPNIGHRYKEFMPYLLSVFFLIFTLNLLGLTPLGFNVTGNISITLCLALFTFVITTFKANKDYWKHIFWMPGVPVPFKFVLAPIEVLGMFTKPFSLMLRLFANITAGHSVVMGLIAIVYLFQHQLTIPGSIGVSMVLTLILFFLELLVAFLQAFIFTMLSSLFIGMAVEEHAHH from the coding sequence ATGGTGAGTCTTAGAAGAGTACTTTTATTTATCGCAGTATTATTTATCGCTGTAAGCCCATTTCGCTCGTTCGCTGCTGAGGAAGCACACGGAACTGAGGGAAAAACAAAAGACCAAGAAATCAAAGAACACATTGATCATCACTTACAGGATGATTACTATTGGACGTTCTTCGTGGATAAAGAAGCGAACAAGCATTATGGCTTCGCTCTTCCTGTAATTTTGATTGACAACGGTCTTCATGTGTTTTCAGCTGCTGAATTTGAACATGGCGATAAAGTAGTTGAAAAGGCTGGAAATTATTACAAACTATACCACGGTAAAATCTATAAAACTGATGCTGCCGGCACGATTACCTATGATGATAAGCATCATGCAACGAATGAAAAACCATTAGACTTCTCGATTACGAAGAATGTTTTAGGTTTAATGTTGACAGCAGTGTTGTTGTTCATTGGTTTCATCGGTTTAGCAAAAACTTATAAAAACGGTGCTAACGCTATCCCTAAAGGTTTCGCACGTGTATTAGAGCCGCTAGTGCTTTACGTTCGTGACGAGATGGCAATCCCTAACATCGGTCACCGCTACAAAGAATTTATGCCGTACTTACTTTCGGTATTCTTCTTAATATTCACTTTAAACTTATTAGGATTGACTCCACTTGGATTCAACGTAACAGGTAATATCTCCATCACATTGTGTTTAGCTTTATTCACGTTCGTAATCACTACGTTCAAAGCGAATAAAGACTATTGGAAACACATCTTCTGGATGCCTGGTGTACCGGTTCCTTTTAAATTCGTATTAGCTCCTATTGAGGTTCTAGGTATGTTTACTAAGCCTTTCTCGTTGATGCTACGTTTGTTTGCAAACATTACAGCGGGTCACTCTGTAGTAATGGGATTAATTGCAATCGTTTACTTATTCCAACATCAATTAACTATCCCTGGAAGTATCGGTGTATCGATGGTATTGACATTGATCTTATTCTTCCTAGAGTTATTGGTTGCATTTTTACAGGCGTTTATCTTTACCATGTTGTCGTCCCTATTTATCGGTATGGCAGTAGAGGAACACGCTCATCACTAG
- the atpE gene encoding ATP synthase F0 subunit C, protein MIPNLVGAGLIVIGAGLGLGKIGGSAMEAIARQPEAASKIQTAMIIIGALVEGLAFGALILGK, encoded by the coding sequence ATGATCCCAAATTTAGTAGGTGCAGGTTTAATCGTAATTGGTGCAGGTTTAGGTTTAGGTAAAATCGGTGGTTCTGCAATGGAAGCTATCGCTCGTCAACCAGAAGCAGCATCAAAAATTCAAACTGCAATGATCATCATCGGTGCCCTTGTTGAAGGTTTAGCATTCGGTGCTTTAATCTTAGGTAAATAA
- a CDS encoding F0F1 ATP synthase subunit B, whose product MDALINQFSYGLFFWQLIILLIVIFILGKFAWKPIVNALEEREKGISDALASAEKAKLEMARLTNENEALLKQAREERDIILKEAKELKDKIVAEAKEVAQAEGGKIIEQAKREIEDQKQKALAEVKNQVSALSLDIARKVLSKEFEDQNKQEALVSDLLKDVKLN is encoded by the coding sequence ATGGACGCATTAATTAATCAGTTTTCGTACGGTCTGTTCTTCTGGCAATTGATCATCTTATTGATCGTTATCTTTATCCTAGGTAAGTTTGCTTGGAAACCTATTGTAAACGCTTTAGAAGAGCGCGAAAAAGGTATTTCTGATGCTTTAGCTTCTGCTGAGAAAGCGAAGTTAGAGATGGCGCGTTTAACGAACGAGAATGAGGCTTTATTAAAGCAAGCTCGTGAGGAACGTGATATCATCTTGAAAGAAGCAAAAGAATTGAAAGATAAGATTGTTGCTGAAGCGAAAGAAGTAGCTCAAGCAGAAGGTGGTAAAATCATCGAGCAAGCAAAACGTGAGATCGAAGACCAAAAACAAAAAGCTTTAGCTGAGGTTAAAAATCAAGTGTCTGCATTATCTTTGGATATTGCTCGTAAAGTATTAAGCAAAGAGTTTGAAGATCAAAACAAACAAGAAGCATTAGTTTCTGATTTGTTGAAAGATGTGAAATTAAACTAA
- a CDS encoding F0F1 ATP synthase subunit delta translates to MSVFKVASRYAKSLIDLSKEHNNLDEIKGDMEEIVSIIKSSTELQAVLKNPIIKTDKKLAILNALFQGKVKPEIIGFFNIMVKKGRAELVFATAQEFIAEYNEVKGIVKAEVTSAAPLSEDNLQALRTAIAQQINKEVILSNKVDKSLIGGFVVRVGDRQIDASINGKLEKLERHFAGQN, encoded by the coding sequence ATGTCAGTTTTCAAAGTAGCTTCAAGATATGCCAAATCATTAATTGATTTGTCAAAAGAGCATAACAACTTAGACGAGATTAAGGGCGACATGGAAGAAATCGTGTCGATCATTAAATCGAGTACCGAGTTGCAAGCTGTTTTAAAGAACCCAATTATCAAAACAGATAAGAAATTGGCGATCTTGAACGCATTATTCCAAGGTAAGGTGAAGCCAGAGATTATTGGTTTCTTCAATATCATGGTGAAAAAAGGACGTGCTGAATTGGTATTTGCTACTGCGCAGGAGTTCATCGCTGAGTACAACGAGGTGAAGGGCATTGTGAAAGCAGAAGTTACGTCAGCAGCTCCGCTATCGGAAGATAATTTACAAGCTTTGCGTACTGCTATCGCTCAACAAATCAATAAAGAGGTAATCTTGTCTAACAAGGTTGATAAGTCTTTAATTGGTGGTTTTGTTGTTCGCGTTGGTGATAGACAAATTGATGCAAGCATCAACGGTAAATTAGAGAAATTAGAAAGACATTTCGCAGGGCAGAATTAA
- the atpA gene encoding F0F1 ATP synthase subunit alpha: MIEVRPDEVSAILREQLSGFKSEAELEEVGTVLQVGDGIARIYGLTKVQSGELVEFANGLQGIVMNLEEDNVGVVILGSSDEIKEGDTIKRTNRIASIKVGEGMLGRVVNTLGQPIDGKGPIAGETYEMPIERKAPGVIYRQPVTEPLQTGIKAIDAMIPIGRGQRELVIGDRQTGKTAVCIDTILNQKEFYDAGQPVFCIYVAVGQKNSTVANIVRTLEERGAMPYTVIVSASAADPAPMQFYAPMAGAAIGEFFRDTGRPALIVYDDLSKQAVAYREVSLLLKRPPGREAYPGDVFYLHSRLLERAAKINSSDEIARNMNDLPESIKHLVKGGGSLTALPIIETQAGDVSAYIPTNVISITDGQIFLESNLFNAGIRPAINVGISVSRVGGNAQIKSMKKVAGTLKLDQAQYRELEAFAKFGSDLDAATKAVLDKGVRNVEILKQGQYSPVAVEKQVAIIYAGTKGLLRAVPVNKVRQFEEEFLTQLEQRHPEVLSALKAGKFSDELTDVLEKVAKELASKY, encoded by the coding sequence ATGATAGAGGTAAGACCAGATGAAGTTTCGGCAATTCTAAGAGAGCAATTGTCAGGCTTTAAGTCAGAAGCCGAATTAGAAGAAGTGGGTACCGTATTACAAGTAGGTGACGGTATTGCACGTATTTACGGCTTAACAAAAGTTCAATCAGGTGAGTTGGTTGAGTTTGCAAACGGATTACAAGGTATCGTGATGAACTTAGAAGAAGACAACGTGGGTGTCGTAATCTTAGGTTCTTCAGATGAAATCAAAGAAGGTGATACTATCAAACGTACTAACCGTATCGCATCTATTAAAGTAGGTGAAGGTATGTTAGGCCGTGTAGTAAATACTTTAGGTCAGCCAATCGATGGTAAAGGACCTATCGCTGGTGAAACATACGAAATGCCTATCGAGCGTAAAGCGCCAGGTGTTATCTACCGTCAACCAGTAACTGAGCCATTACAAACTGGTATCAAAGCGATTGACGCGATGATTCCAATTGGTCGTGGACAGCGTGAGTTAGTAATCGGTGACCGTCAGACAGGTAAAACTGCGGTATGTATCGATACTATCTTGAACCAAAAAGAATTTTATGATGCTGGTCAACCAGTATTCTGTATATATGTTGCTGTAGGTCAAAAGAACTCTACAGTTGCTAACATCGTACGTACATTGGAAGAAAGAGGTGCAATGCCTTATACAGTGATCGTGTCTGCATCTGCGGCTGATCCAGCTCCAATGCAGTTCTACGCGCCAATGGCGGGTGCTGCAATCGGTGAGTTCTTCCGTGATACAGGTCGTCCTGCATTAATCGTTTATGATGATTTATCTAAACAAGCAGTGGCGTACCGTGAGGTGTCATTATTATTAAAACGTCCTCCAGGCCGTGAGGCATACCCAGGAGACGTATTCTACCTTCACTCTCGTTTATTAGAGCGTGCTGCGAAAATCAACTCTTCAGATGAGATTGCTCGTAACATGAACGACCTTCCTGAGTCTATCAAACACTTAGTTAAAGGTGGAGGTTCATTAACAGCTCTTCCTATTATCGAAACTCAAGCGGGTGACGTATCAGCTTATATCCCGACTAACGTAATTTCGATTACTGACGGTCAGATCTTCTTAGAGTCTAACTTATTCAACGCAGGTATCCGTCCAGCGATCAACGTAGGTATTTCGGTATCACGTGTTGGTGGTAATGCGCAGATCAAGTCGATGAAGAAAGTTGCTGGTACATTGAAATTGGATCAAGCTCAATACCGTGAGCTAGAGGCTTTCGCGAAATTCGGATCTGATCTAGACGCGGCTACTAAAGCGGTGTTAGATAAAGGTGTTCGTAACGTGGAAATCCTTAAACAAGGTCAATACTCACCAGTAGCTGTAGAGAAACAAGTTGCTATTATTTACGCAGGTACAAAAGGTTTATTACGTGCTGTTCCAGTAAATAAAGTAAGACAATTCGAAGAGGAGTTCTTAACTCAATTGGAGCAACGTCATCCAGAAGTATTATCAGCGTTAAAAGCAGGTAAGTTCTCCGATGAGTTGACTGATGTATTAGAAAAAGTAGCTAAAGAATTAGCTTCTAAATATTAA
- the atpG gene encoding ATP synthase F1 subunit gamma, whose translation MANLKEVRNRITSVTSTQQITKAMKMVSAAKLKRATNAIVQLRPYANKLRDILAQVSASVEGNNSPYTQDRIPTKVMVIVVTSNRGLAGAFNANAIKTANNLIADKYADQFARGDVSIIAIGKRGHDFFSRRNFNVIGNHNELFNNLDFENVSKVTEYVMDQFKEGNIDRVEVVYNQFRNAAVQILTSEQILPLLPEEKEENVAELDYIIEPSKEKIIEELIPKAIKIQLYKAVLDSNASEHGARMTAMDKATENAGDLLRSLKLSYNQARQAAITTELTEIVSGAAALSNG comes from the coding sequence ATGGCAAACTTAAAAGAAGTTAGAAATCGTATTACCTCCGTAACATCAACTCAGCAGATTACGAAAGCTATGAAAATGGTTTCCGCTGCGAAGTTGAAGCGTGCGACAAATGCTATTGTGCAATTGCGTCCTTATGCTAACAAGTTAAGAGACATTTTAGCGCAGGTTTCAGCATCTGTAGAGGGTAATAATTCGCCTTATACACAAGATCGTATTCCTACTAAGGTTATGGTTATTGTGGTTACCTCGAATAGAGGTTTGGCTGGAGCATTCAACGCGAATGCCATTAAGACTGCCAACAACTTGATCGCTGATAAGTATGCAGATCAATTTGCAAGAGGTGATGTTAGTATTATCGCTATCGGTAAGAGAGGTCATGATTTCTTTAGCAGACGTAACTTTAATGTAATTGGGAACCATAATGAACTATTCAACAACTTAGACTTTGAAAACGTGTCTAAAGTGACAGAATATGTTATGGATCAATTCAAGGAAGGTAATATCGACCGCGTAGAGGTTGTTTATAACCAATTCCGCAATGCTGCCGTTCAAATCCTTACTTCAGAGCAAATCTTACCTCTGCTACCTGAAGAAAAAGAAGAGAATGTTGCAGAACTTGATTACATTATCGAGCCTTCTAAAGAGAAGATTATTGAAGAGCTAATTCCTAAAGCAATTAAGATTCAGCTTTACAAAGCTGTTCTAGATTCTAATGCTTCAGAACATGGTGCTCGTATGACTGCAATGGATAAAGCAACTGAAAACGCAGGTGATCTATTGCGTTCATTGAAATTGTCATACAACCAAGCTCGTCAAGCTGCTATTACTACCGAGTTAACAGAGATTGTTTCGGGTGCTGCAGCGCTATCAAACGGATAA
- a CDS encoding sterol desaturase family protein has translation MAKKLYVSNSTESSRMFKNDFLESLTKVHFTVPIIFWIPVIIYFIWKASAQGGMTAGAIALWFIFGLAFWTLAEYVLHRWVFHYEPTSKFGQRVHFIFHGVHHDFPKDRLRLVMPLSASIPMATIIYILFSFFFAEFTLAAFFAGFLLGYLIYDESHYAMHHANFKSGLFKRIKDHHMLHHYSDPEKGFGVSSSIWDVFFNSGFPKKKSAKSVKTEKLSQESVENA, from the coding sequence ATGGCGAAGAAGTTATATGTTTCCAATTCTACGGAATCCTCACGAATGTTTAAGAACGATTTTTTGGAGTCCTTAACCAAAGTCCACTTTACTGTTCCAATTATCTTTTGGATACCGGTTATCATCTATTTTATATGGAAAGCGTCAGCTCAAGGAGGGATGACGGCGGGAGCCATAGCCTTGTGGTTTATCTTCGGACTAGCTTTCTGGACGTTAGCAGAATATGTTCTTCATCGTTGGGTATTTCATTACGAACCTACTTCAAAGTTCGGTCAACGTGTTCACTTCATCTTCCACGGCGTACATCATGACTTTCCGAAGGATAGATTGCGTCTAGTTATGCCATTATCAGCCAGTATTCCAATGGCTACTATTATTTATATTCTATTTAGTTTTTTCTTTGCCGAGTTTACCTTGGCGGCGTTCTTTGCTGGATTTCTCTTAGGATACTTGATTTATGACGAGAGCCATTATGCGATGCATCATGCAAATTTCAAATCCGGACTCTTTAAGAGAATAAAGGACCACCATATGTTACATCATTACTCAGATCCTGAAAAGGGATTTGGCGTAAGTTCGTCGATTTGGGATGTGTTTTTTAATTCGGGATTTCCTAAGAAGAAATCAGCGAAGAGCGTAAAGACTGAAAAGCTTTCCCAAGAGTCAGTAGAGAATGCATAA
- a CDS encoding 3-oxoacyl-ACP synthase III family protein — MFQSKIAGLGYYVPKNVYTNNDMTRFMETSDEWIQERTGIKERRFADRVGETTTSMAVEASKIAIERANTTAEEIDFIIFATLSPDYYFPGCGVLLQREMGMKEVGALDVRNQCSGFVYALSIADQFIKTGMYKNILVVGSEKHSFALDFSTRGRAVSVIFGDGAGAVVLQPTTEPGKGILSTHLHSDGAEAEKLAMYYPGASAGCYLENPPAWPEQELGGMLMTKEMLEDGSAFPYMDGQAVFKKAVVKFPEVIGEALAKNSLKPTDIDMLIPHQANLRISQFVQKTMGLPDEKIFNNIQKYGNTTAASVPIALCEAWEQGKIKEGDLVCLAAFGAGFTWGSALIRW; from the coding sequence ATGTTTCAATCAAAAATAGCTGGACTAGGCTACTATGTCCCTAAGAATGTATATACCAATAACGATATGACACGTTTTATGGAGACCTCTGATGAATGGATCCAGGAACGTACGGGTATCAAAGAAAGACGATTTGCCGACCGCGTTGGGGAGACTACAACGAGCATGGCAGTTGAGGCTTCTAAAATTGCGATCGAGCGGGCAAATACAACTGCTGAGGAAATCGATTTTATTATTTTCGCAACATTATCTCCTGATTATTACTTCCCTGGATGTGGCGTTTTGTTACAAAGAGAGATGGGAATGAAAGAAGTCGGTGCATTGGATGTCAGAAATCAATGTTCTGGCTTCGTATATGCACTATCTATTGCCGATCAGTTTATTAAAACCGGTATGTACAAGAATATTCTTGTGGTAGGATCTGAGAAGCATTCCTTCGCACTGGATTTTTCAACGCGCGGACGTGCAGTATCTGTTATCTTCGGAGACGGTGCTGGTGCGGTCGTGTTACAACCGACTACAGAACCTGGAAAAGGCATCCTAAGTACACATCTTCACTCCGACGGTGCGGAAGCAGAGAAACTAGCGATGTATTATCCTGGAGCTTCTGCGGGCTGTTATTTGGAAAATCCTCCAGCATGGCCAGAGCAAGAGTTGGGCGGTATGTTGATGACGAAAGAAATGTTAGAGGATGGTTCTGCATTCCCTTACATGGACGGACAAGCGGTATTCAAAAAAGCGGTGGTGAAATTCCCTGAAGTTATTGGAGAAGCATTAGCAAAGAATAGCTTGAAACCGACCGACATCGATATGTTGATTCCGCATCAGGCAAACCTCCGTATCTCCCAATTTGTACAAAAGACAATGGGATTACCGGATGAGAAGATCTTCAACAATATCCAGAAATACGGTAATACTACAGCTGCATCGGTTCCAATCGCACTTTGTGAGGCATGGGAACAGGGGAAAATTAAAGAGGGCGACCTCGTATGTTTAGCAGCTTTCGGTGCTGGATTTACTTGGGGATCAGCTTTAATTCGCTGGTAA
- a CDS encoding ATP-dependent Clp protease adaptor ClpS: MSVEVETEAFTLEEILAVTKESNRLILWNDDINTFDHVIECLMHYLQYGEEEAARIAWTVHTKGKCAILEGSYTEMEVYRKILKSEGLTVSIE; this comes from the coding sequence ATGAGCGTAGAGGTAGAAACCGAGGCATTTACACTTGAAGAAATACTAGCCGTAACCAAGGAGTCCAATCGATTGATTTTATGGAACGATGATATCAATACCTTCGATCATGTGATCGAATGTTTGATGCATTATCTGCAATATGGCGAAGAAGAAGCGGCAAGAATAGCTTGGACGGTTCATACCAAAGGAAAATGCGCCATTCTCGAAGGCTCCTATACAGAAATGGAAGTTTATCGAAAGATCTTAAAGTCTGAGGGACTTACCGTTAGCATTGAGTAA